tgtgttttcattgattttttattattattatttcaattttatccatcAATACTTGCTTAACTTTGAATaggttttcataatttattttatattactttatgTATAggtttatcatagttttaaataaaCGACTTGATATTTGGTTAATATTCAATTTTAcaagcatttatttttgttctcatgtaataaataaaaaataattttttaaaaaataaaattattaaacataatagAGTCCATGACCCGAATAGAAAGTTTGATATATGAACTTtggttgatttaaaattaaacttcataatttgtttcagtttACTTTATATTGAGTTATTAcgatctcaaataaaaattacaacattGAGTTGGTGCTCAATTTTTTaagtgtctatttttattatgtataattaaataaaaattattaaaaaaaaagttattaaactcagtaGATCCATGATCAATATCACGGATTTAACAGGTGAAGCCATGAAACTCtcaatccaatatattatcatttcaatatttaaaaaaaaaaaagtcttctagatttttaagtcaaatcacattttgttggttgttcatGTTATTTTTGAACTTCTCAAGTCAATTAgattatattaagataatttttacatggtttaatttaaaatcctaTTTAAACAGGGAAGTCAAGTTAGAGAGTTTCAAGATTAATTTACTAGGGTAAATTTAATAGTACTgttataaattttctttcaatttaaatattttttttatattaaattttttttagttcgaCATGCCATGTGGGGCAAATATATACTAGATGAATAATATATGTGCACTAAGTTATAAGGCCAAAACACCATAAAATCAAAAAGGATTATTTTCCAATATTGTATaaatttgattataattataatttgataaatatttgaaaGGATTTCTAATTACTTTAGCGAAAAAAATAGGATTAAAATATTGGAATAAAGGTACCTACAGGCTACAGCTCACAAtttaatagagagagagagagaatgaccaATCATGTGATTAGCATATGATCAcaatatctgtttttttttttttttggtcacgGCAGGTCTCGTGACACCATCTATTTGATATATGGGTTTTGTCTTTATCGAATGGGAAAAATTGTTTGTCCATATCCTTACCTGATTAATGAGGCAATCAAATGACATTTaactattgattttaattgaaataaacacaataaaatggGTTAATCCCTCTTAATCAcctctttaattaaaatcaatattgttttttcatattttacatTTCAGGCAATCAAATGACATTTaactattgattttaattgaaataaacacATTTTAATCTCTCTTAATCAcctctttaattaaaatcaatattgttttttcatattttacatTTCCAAAACTTCTTTATTTTAGTTATGTCTACTACAAAAGCATATTAAgagcaataaaattattatggtaGTTAATTTTAAGACTCATAAAATTAATCGGGGTACGTATAAACTAATCTagatattcattttaatatatatatatatataaaaaagacaaagCAAAAGGAGTGCCAGCAAGTCAATTGTACAGATTGCCTCCAAGTAGCCCAACATCTCTCCCAATTACGCCGTTTTCCAGCTCACTACCCGTGCCGTTCTCAATCACTCTTGCCACGTCATTGATGACGACGGACTAACGGCAGCCTTTAACATCTCCGTTACTCTCACTcctttatgttttataatacaGACAGACAGGCCCGCTTCAGGCCCATTTTacactctctctctaaaaaaggAAACTCTCTCTTTCCCTGTCTCTCTGCTCTCTCTGATTAGTATTTTTAGCTGAAAAGTCTCTCTGGAATACATGTCGGTATGTAGTTTCTCTCTCTGTGGAACATATGTATGCTGATTCCTGTGTGCaagtatgtgtgtgtttttatGTGTTACAGCTTCTGTCtatatttgtttcttaattattattatttttgctggtttttgattgatttgtgTCAGATTTTTGATGGTTTGGCCTTTTCAGTTggttgcaaattttttttttaaaaaaaattatgttggttTGATCtcggttcttattctttttatttttagaggatATAATTTTGATCGACTCATTTtgtgtccctttttttttcatttccactaattttctttttgttagagctgtttttgaaattattttaatgtgtagAGAAGTGGaggctttttttattaatctgttTGGTTTATGTTTATGACTTGTAAGTAATGAACTATACATGTTATGTGATGCTCAGAGCATTTAAAAACGGAGGAAGTATGTTGGATTGACATATTTGTGTCTGTAATTGCTTATgtagaaaattttcatttttgcttATCCCTTCAATATCTTTGTGTTAATTTAGAGAGCTACAAGCTCTAAGAGCAATATAGGAGATGGGGAAGCTATTCATAACTTTCATTAGGGGGTGATTTTAGAGCCTTTTTGTGTTTGTAAGAATCAAGAAAGGTCATTTTGTGATGTATAGGATTGCTGTTCAGGTATGCTGTTGCCTTACCAACACAAACATGCATGTAGTTAGGAAGCGACTAGAATTTTGGAAGTGTGTTGAATGATCGAAGGCAATGAGTTGAATATGTTAGCATAGCTTAAGAAATGAGCCATTTTTATCTCATGTCTCATCCATTatactacatttttttttcttttgtggcgATCTTCACCGGATCTTTCCAGTATCTAAGTCGTCACCCAATGTTTGAGTGATTTGGTATGATTCGGCACACACACTCACTTAAATCCCCCAAGGCCCAATAGGCCATTtagtttctttgtgtttttttttcttccttgcccTTTTCTGTATCGATATAGAATTGAAATAACAATGCAAGTTGCATTTTGTAGAACCCTTGTGAGATTTGACATTTCTTACTGACAATTACAGGATAATTACTTGGAAGGTTTTGGCTTATATGCACATGTTTTTAGCCATGCATATCTGTCCCTTGCCAAGTTTTGCATGCTGTAGCAGATAATCAAAAGGCGTTGACTGTAATGGGCTATTTGAGCTCTATCAGATAGATAATAGAGTTCTTGATCCTAAGTTATCTAGAGGTGTTGTTCATGTATATGACAATGGGCATTAAGAATTATATATGTTTGCTGTTAAGCTACTTCTGCTCCTGCATATGTGATGGCATACTAGATCATTTGAAACCTGCTTTAATTTATTTGTGGTTTCctcattatcatttatttaaGTACTGTGTTTTCAGTTCTGGTGAATTATTTCTATAGAACAAGAGCACATGGTTTGTTAGTTTGGtggttttgtttattatttgttaagaTTCCTCTGACTTCATTGGACCACAGTGAAACTATGATGTTACTGTAATGAACATCCGTAGTcgtatttctaaatttttgtagTCCTTGATGTTAAATTGAAAACCACTGCTACTTGATGTACGGCTCTCCCCTGATCTATACAAGTGTGAGAGTCTTGACAGCTTCTTGTCTTTCTTCCCAGCAGGACACAGGTCGGCCACTGCCAAAATTTGGTGAATGGGATGTCAATGATCCTGCATCAGCTGAGGGATTTACTGTGATATTTAATAAGGCAAGGGATGAAAAGAAGACAGGTGGCAAACCGGAGTCACCAGGAAAGGTTGATGATTCTCATGTTAAGCCTGGAGTAAATCCTGCCAAACCTCAGCCtgtaagttttaattttatcacaCAACCACGCATTTTCTTCTGCAACAGTGCAGGTATGTGTCTCGCAAATGACACGTGCATTAGGCAGCCAAGATATCATGTCCTTTCCCAGTAATGTATAACAGCTTGCTTGAATGGCTATTTTTCCATGCCTGTGTGCACGTCAGTTTTCAACTGTGAGGAATTTACTGTTGCTTTCACCTACTAAAGAAAACCCGGTTGAATATGCAacaaaatagagagaaaaaaactgaTGTAGCCTATCAGGTAGATATTGGATTGGATTTTGTTGAGTTTCATGTGGCCAATCATATTGCGTATATCATTTTGCATCAGAATTCAAAGGATATCATTCTTAGGTGTAACAGAAGTTAGGATGATTGAGGCAAGTTGCAAAATTTATGGCCACATAAATCTGGGGGAAAAGGTCAGATAATCTAACCATGTCATCTGAGCAAGCGATCACTGCTTGGAAAACTTGTGGGAATGGAGCATGGAACTCTCTGATCTGGTCTTTCTCCCACTTGGATGCTGCTATCATCTTATCAACTGTAATGCAAACCCCACCATCTAGATGGTTGGAAATGGACAGATAATAAATATTGTGAGAGAAATGTCACATATAATTCATGGGTGggctacagttttttttttttgtttttttttgtctcacaAGGTCATGGGTGTTATGTTTATCATTCTTTCTAACGCGGATAATTTActgattttcagaaaaaatgGTTCTGCTGCTTCCAAAGTCCTCCTGCGGACTCTTGACGGTGCCATTCCCACGTCAGAGCTTCAAGAGAAGTGTATGTTCATCTATCTGTGGCCCCACAATGTATTTACCAAAGAAGAGAGGAGCTGTAGAATGTTGACGGGTACTCctggaatttgttttttgtgttgtgAAACTGAGTTGTGGTGGGGGGGAAAGAGCAAATACACAATTATTGTATCTATCATGCATCGacatgtttttcttctcttcgcTTTCTCGCATGTTGTAAGCTGTAGAGCTTTCGTGTCGTTTTGTTTCATGTACAATTATTAAATGGGCTTTGTttgtgaaataaataatttttgaattcttttctGAAGAGCTTTTATAACTTGGCAACATGGGAAGGTGGTGCATTGAAGATCTTAAAGCAGAGTTGCAGAtgttacaacaacaaaaaaattgaaattataaaaggTCAGGCTTCAAAGTTCAAAGAAATGGTTTTAGAGAGCAAAGAAGAGTCACCAAGAgaactaaaaaatcattttcgaATGGGGGTTagcattttcaatttggtttggtatattaaaaaaataatcaaactgaattttttttaatccaaaccaaattgaaacttattcaaattgattgatttcggtttaatttgataaatattgttaaaaatccaataaaacctaaaaattgactcattgaaacttaattctcagtATTTATAGGTCATAAGTCTTTAAAAATAGCTTTCACATTGTAAAGAGAATTAGCCAACTCCATTGCTTGAGCTCTTGATCCAGAGAAACCAATACCTTCAATCAACAGAGTGTAAGTAGTTTTATTTGGCTCACAGCCATTTTATTGCTAACATTTCGATAGCATCATCAACTTTATATGCTTTGCAtaacctaaaaataattttatagatgaTTATATTTGGCTAGAACCTTCCCACTTAGAATGTCTACCAACAACACCACAATTGCTTTATCTACCATTCCATCTTAGCACAAACACGAAAAAGAGGACTATATTCAGATGCTAAGAATTACTTTTGGGTTTGAATTAGATGACTATATTTGACCAGAACCTTCCGACTTTTAGAATGTTTGCCACCAAGACAATTGCTTTATCTACCCTTCCATCTTTACACAAACACGAAATAGATGACATGTTTGTGCGCTACCGtgagtttataaaataaatatacttaataattttataattataaatcagtgctagataagtaataaaaactaaaaatatgataaagccaatatttcagaaaaaaaaaaaattatgttagtaATCAAAAACTTAGAGACCGaataaaatgatttgtagcaattcaccatgttttgtgaggaaagataaAGTGTTTTCgctacatgatttagcttttttgttaataaaaagcaaaaaaatattacaaagttaaattctctatcaacttaatattaaaaaaaaaaaaaaaaccaacaaagataattttggaaggaaaaaaacccatgagaaaaaatgttatagcaattgacaatgttttgtgaagaaaattaCAGTGCTTTCTccaataaaatcgacaaagataattttagaaaaaatcataaaaaaaaaaaaaaaaaccatttaaacaaatattgtagcaattcacagtgttttgtgagaaaagctACAACACTTTTCCCatataatttagctttattgtaattataattcttaaccaactcaatattaaaaaaaaaatcgacaaagataattttgaaaaaaatcatatgggaaaacactgcaacaattcacagtgttttaaagaaaaaaaaattacaaaactaaattctcaataagcttaatattaaaaaaataaaattgacagagataattttagaaaaaaaataacaagaaaaaaaatcatgttaaaaacactgtagcaattcacagtgttttgtgatgaaagctacaatgcttccccacatgatttatccttatttgtaatgacttgtaattgtaattctcaaccagcttaatattaaaaaaaatataacaaatataattttaaaaaaaatcataagaaaaaaaaccatgttaagAGATATtctagcaatccacaatgttttgtgaggaaagttacAATGTTTTCCCACAttattaagctttattacaaagttaaattttaaccagcttaatattaaaaaaaataaactcgacaaagataattttggaaaaaaatattacaaaaaaagaaaacacaaaagaaattgaaaaaaaaaaaccatgtgggaaaaaaacactatggcAATTCACAGTAATTTGAGAGgaaaattatagtatttttctCACATATTGTAACTACAATTTTTTAACcagcttaattttaaaaaataaaatcgaaaaagataatttcagagaaaatcatcaaaaaacaaaaacaaaaaaaccatgcgaagaaacactgtagcagtcaacaattttttttttaaattacaaaactaaattctcaatcagttcaatattaaaaaaataaaaaataataaaaaatttttgaaaaataaaaaaaaaatagaatagaaaaaCCATATGGAAAAACACCATAGTAattcacagtattttaaagaaaaacaattacaaagtgaaatttttaaccagctcaatattaaaaaattaaagtcaacaaagataattaaaaaaaaggaaagtaattttggggaaaaaaataataaacccaaaaaaaaaaaaggaaagttggGGGAAAAAAGGAATGTACTATCGATTACTGTAATCTAAGTGTATTGGGTGTGAGTGAACAATAAATCACTCACACCCTTTATTTTATTACTTAATATTCATATTCAGATGCTGAGAATTAATTTTGGGTTTGATTAAAGGGGTTAGGGTTGGGAAGAAAAttgagtgtgtgtgtatattttgAAGTGTTGGCTGAACCACATCAgttcaatcaatttaaacatttaaaactgaaccaaattaaaaaattttaatcaattaattcaattttatttttttcaagttttttactcaactatattttaaatttgttaaccTGACTCTTCAAATTATTAGGAAATCCTTCACCTCCCTTGTTCCAAGGCACTCGGACAACTTTGGTCGTTCCTCCATCATTTGCTACTCGTACTTTAGATCTAAACCTTGAAACAGTTTTGGAGGATTGGATAAAGGAAACAAACCCTTGCGATGCATTAGGTTATCCTTCCGCTCTACTGGTTAGCTGGCCCGTAGCCAATTGTGGGCTTGCTTTTTATAAACTACGGACAAAAAATTTCTGGGTGGACGAAGAAATCCCACTTCAGCTGGCGGCCAATGGTGAAAATGCAAAAACTGTTTTAAGACATTCTCTAAAGAGAAGGCCAAGTTCGAATCCCGTTTCCCCTAACAATCCCCGTTTCCTCAAGTTAAAAAACTTGTGGGCCTTGCTCAAGGGCAAAGATTGCCTGAAGAACAGCTAAAATCATCTGAAAAACCATAAAAGTTGATTCCATTatcaaaaaaagtttttaaaggcGGTGTCTACAGATGCTCTTTTCCtgctaaaacatcaaaatatgaTAGAAAAGTTTGAAATCCTGCTCAGCTTGCACTTGGTACAAGTAATATGCAGCATGCGCAATCTAAACTCTGGACATCCCAAGCTTTCGCTCAAACAGGCGGCGGAGCAGGTAAACTTGCAGAATACTAGCGGCGACAAGTGctgcagattcaaagaaggcCTTGTGTATCGTCCTCCGGCTCATTGCATCATTTACTGCATCCACAACCAGTGAAATTTGTTAGACAGCAAAATGATTATAAGAAATTCATTCTTTTGTCTCAAAGGGTTATACATGCTTTTGGGAGCTTGGGAATACAAGAATCAAGTGTATTTGGCTGtgttaactaatttttatttccaCCAACATCAACCCCAGCATAAAAGGTTGAGAGTGAGGGGCAAGGAAAttacaaatttcaaaatttttgacAGTTTAGGTAGTAAGAAAATCTAGCTATGCAGCATATATTATTCAGTTTGAAGCCAATAAAATGTCCTACTAACAAGACTGAAGAACCGAAGAAACATAGGTAAGAGTGATTAGTGAAGTATAGGCatcaaaaaaggaaagaaaaagtgaaaaaaagcaGACCTTACAtcaattaaataacaaaaaagggaaaagatcTTGAACATACTAATTGCCTGGCGATCAGTCTGAGCCTCTAGCCAATGTTGTTCAAACTGAATGTTGTAAAGAGCCTCCTCTAATTTAGATATCTGTTCCAACAAGGGTTGAAAATGCTCTGCAAATATACAACAAAACAGCACCACCTCACCATTCTCAGGATTTAGTGCAATGACAAAACATGAAGTACACCAAATTACTGCTTACCATCCTTTGCATGCTCGTCATAGTATGAAAAGTGACCAACATGGACATCAAAGTCAATGGTTTCATGGTAAGGAGACTTGTTAGTGAAGCAAAAACGGTGGACTCCTTTCTGATGTGCCACAAACTCAATTTTCTCACTTATCTTGTCACGGAAATCATGAATCTGATCACCAGTAGGTCCCTTCACCTGCAATTTCAAAACCACTGATGGGTCAGGACAGGAATGATTGACAATATAACAAAGTATCAACTGTTACCAGCCTGATAAGACTTGAGACATATAATAGTTGAAATCTCATCATTGAAAGCCATTACAATCTAAATatagaaacatgaaaaaatcatccTACTTCCGAGAAATCTGTTAGTTTGGCTAAATCAATCTTTAGAGAAAGCCTTCTGAGTTAAGATAACTTTGTTCCAACTAAATATCTGAGCGACAAATAAAAGAACATGGGATTTCTGGTAATGTGTAAGTTTGTGTTCCTGGCAGCTTTCAATATTCTACGCAATCTACATGATATGGAAGCGAGATGCCGGTTGTAAGCTTCTTATTCACTGATGTTCTCCAACGGTGTGCCTTAAGAATTTAG
This genomic interval from Populus alba chromosome 1, ASM523922v2, whole genome shotgun sequence contains the following:
- the LOC118056875 gene encoding protein NOI4 isoform X4, which codes for MSDTGRPLPKFGEWDVNDPASAEGFTVIFNKARDEKKTGGKPESPGKVDDSHVKPGVNPAKPQPKKWFCCFQSPPADS
- the LOC118056875 gene encoding protein NOI4 isoform X3 codes for the protein MSQDTGRPLPKFGEWDVNDPASAEGFTVIFNKARDEKKTGGKPESPGKVDDSHVKPGVNPAKPQPKKWFCCFQSPPADS
- the LOC118056875 gene encoding protein NOI4 isoform X2, which translates into the protein MYADSCVQDTGRPLPKFGEWDVNDPASAEGFTVIFNKARDEKKTGGKPESPGKVDDSHVKPGVNPAKPQPKKWFCCFQSPPADS
- the LOC118056875 gene encoding protein NOI4 isoform X1, which produces MYADSCVQQDTGRPLPKFGEWDVNDPASAEGFTVIFNKARDEKKTGGKPESPGKVDDSHVKPGVNPAKPQPKKWFCCFQSPPADS
- the LOC118056874 gene encoding transmembrane emp24 domain-containing protein p24beta2, yielding MMGIALKGYFVVLLLALLSSPEAVFGIRFVIDREECFSHDVKYEGDTVHVSFVVVKVDSSWHYSDDGVDLVVKGPTGDQIHDFRDKISEKIEFVAHQKGVHRFCFTNKSPYHETIDFDVHVGHFSYYDEHAKDEHFQPLLEQISKLEEALYNIQFEQHWLEAQTDRQAIINDAMSRRTIHKAFFESAALVAASILQVYLLRRLFERKLGMSRV